The genomic stretch CACCGCCGTCAGCGCCTTCGCCGCCGCCGCCTGCGTGTAGCCCAGCGCCACCAGCGCCAGCACCGCGTCGTTCAGCTGCTGCTCCGCCGGCGATTGCGTGTGCCGCGCACTCGCCGCCTCCCACGCCGCCGAGACCCCCACCTTGTCCCGCAGCTCCACCACCACCCGCTCCGCCGTCTTCTTCCCCACCCCCTTGATCTTCCCCAGCACCGCCAGGTCATTCGCCACCACCGCCGCGCGGAACTGCGCCGGAGACGTCCCGCTGAGAATCGCCAGCGCCGACTTCGGCCCGATCCCGCTCACATGCGTGATCAGCAGCCGGAACAAATCGCGCTCCTCGTCCGTCGCGAACCCGTAGAGCACATGGGCATCCTCCCGCACCTGCAGATGCGTCAGCAGCCGCACCGGCGCCGGCGGCGCCGGAAGCCGCTCGAACGTCCCCAGCGGAATCAGCACCTCATACCCCACCCCGCCCACCTCCACCACCGCCTGCGTCGGCAGCGAGGCCACCAGCGTCCCGTTCAAATAAGCAATCATCGTGAAAAAATGAGAATGGAAATTAAAGCCGCGTCCCCGTCGTCAGCCCCGGCTTCGTCTGCGCATGCGTCAGCGCGATCGCCAGCGCGTCCGCCGCATCGGCCGGGGGATTCTCCGAAAGCCCCAGGAGCGCCC from Verrucomicrobium sp. GAS474 encodes the following:
- the ruvA gene encoding Holliday junction branch migration protein RuvA, whose product is MIAYLNGTLVASLPTQAVVEVGGVGYEVLIPLGTFERLPAPPAPVRLLTHLQVREDAHVLYGFATDEERDLFRLLITHVSGIGPKSALAILSGTSPAQFRAAVVANDLAVLGKIKGVGKKTAERVVVELRDKVGVSAAWEAASARHTQSPAEQQLNDAVLALVALGYTQAAAAKALTAVRTKFPGADTETLIRETLRAF